A single window of Methanomassiliicoccaceae archaeon DNA harbors:
- a CDS encoding heavy-metal-associated domain-containing protein: MSKSILKIQGMTCEMCSKSVDRSLRAVKGVSEVSIDLKKGLATVVYDEEHSTDKDLVRAVVDAGYRAEVKRGLFG; encoded by the coding sequence ATGTCTAAGTCCATTCTGAAAATCCAAGGTATGACTTGCGAGATGTGCTCCAAAAGCGTTGACAGGTCCCTCAGGGCCGTGAAAGGAGTGTCCGAGGTATCAATCGACTTGAAGAAGGGATTGGCTACGGTAGTCTACGACGAGGAACATTCTACAGACAAGGACCTTGTCCGCGCGGTCGTGGACGCGGGTTACAGAGCGGAGGTGAAGCGCGGTCTCTTCGGCTGA
- a CDS encoding tripartite tricarboxylate transporter permease has translation MGAEVLLLVLLMSLAGAFMGAFTGLVPGIHVNTLAAIMLASYPSLSSFVSGFADPEVVPLLVSACIISASVVHSFLDFIPSVFIGAPDADEALTMLPGHRLLTDGRGMAAVRAAAVGSAVGSFCAIMLAVPIQYIMLNGAALVMEDLTLVVVVFVSAVVIFSAEGLHERALAATLFVASGILGLVCAMPEMPSSGIIENGTLLFPLLTGLFGIPPLLESTRSEGIPEQLDDEGDTVGPVPGIKGVVTGCIAGWFPGITATAGAALSASVTREDDPERFISLVASIGTVTSVFSLVTLSVTGSGRSGTSAVIKEIIGDGLEGFCSGDFVLLLIAMCIASILGYIMTMAAGRGMSKLTESLDPRIMNRTALVLILSLVLLMTGPCGMAVLAISALLGLVPQSEGVSRIPLTGCLMMPVILSGLL, from the coding sequence ATGGGTGCAGAGGTTCTGCTACTTGTATTGCTGATGAGCTTGGCGGGAGCCTTCATGGGCGCGTTCACAGGACTCGTGCCGGGAATCCATGTCAACACGCTGGCGGCCATCATGCTGGCCTCGTATCCCTCCCTTTCTTCTTTCGTTTCAGGATTTGCGGACCCGGAGGTTGTCCCGCTTTTGGTCTCCGCATGCATAATCTCCGCGTCGGTGGTCCATTCGTTCCTCGATTTCATTCCTTCGGTCTTTATAGGGGCGCCGGATGCCGACGAAGCGCTTACGATGCTTCCCGGGCACCGACTGCTCACGGACGGCAGAGGCATGGCAGCAGTTAGGGCCGCCGCGGTCGGAAGCGCGGTCGGATCTTTCTGCGCGATAATGCTGGCTGTCCCCATCCAGTACATAATGTTGAACGGCGCGGCACTCGTCATGGAGGACCTTACGCTGGTCGTGGTCGTCTTCGTCTCCGCGGTTGTGATTTTTTCGGCGGAGGGCCTGCATGAACGGGCCCTTGCCGCGACACTGTTTGTTGCCTCCGGGATCCTGGGCTTAGTATGCGCGATGCCCGAGATGCCGTCCTCGGGAATTATCGAGAATGGCACTCTTCTTTTCCCGCTCCTCACGGGACTTTTCGGAATACCTCCCTTGCTGGAATCCACGAGGTCTGAAGGGATACCTGAACAGCTTGACGACGAAGGTGACACCGTTGGCCCCGTGCCAGGAATAAAGGGGGTGGTCACGGGCTGCATCGCAGGATGGTTTCCGGGAATAACCGCGACGGCCGGAGCCGCACTTTCGGCCAGCGTGACCCGCGAAGACGACCCCGAGAGATTCATATCGCTGGTAGCTTCGATTGGAACTGTTACGTCGGTGTTCTCCCTGGTAACGCTGTCTGTTACCGGGAGCGGAAGATCTGGCACATCCGCCGTTATAAAAGAAATCATCGGAGACGGGCTGGAAGGGTTCTGCTCGGGCGACTTCGTGCTCCTGCTGATCGCAATGTGCATCGCATCGATTCTGGGGTACATCATGACCATGGCCGCCGGACGGGGGATGTCGAAGTTGACGGAAAGTCTCGACCCCCGCATAATGAACCGCACCGCCCTTGTTCTGATACTCTCCCTTGTCCTCCTTATGACCGGCCCTTGCGGCATGGCCGTACTGGCTATATCGGCCCTCCTCGGGCTGGTCCCTCAGTCCGAGGGAGTCAGCCGCATTCCTCTGACAGGATGCCTCATGATGCCGGTGATATTGAGCGGACTGTTGTAA
- a CDS encoding AAA domain-containing protein yields the protein MGSNELVLALSSLREKIRRDEMTDDGRMPNVCSDEALREISEKMPSTPEELGSVRGLGPGFVDDYGGAFLEALQKYRSGGENGSNMDKKTADTLRELEKKLVNINKNNRMLYQGRMAKGVTYDLTSIVGPDFSDVLFGNKRSAKLCDSAADPEQIKTYKALNDMIREVNRSSRETGQYDLFIAYPFVQGRMPGEDFDIRAPLALFPVRLDRDSRYVTLTVDRDRDPIYNGTLVLAYIKFAGENRPMPYLTIEDYTAENFFGKVIDFYSSQGISMELCDTAPAPFKEYRSGEFPKYLAGDLKMVPNMVLGRYSSYSSSIQLDFDRIIESGDINDVLNDLIVDLESGDFYDDGKDPLSEIQIKEKGIEASEKDLLYVNPLNSAQENVLTGIQKNKELVVQGPPGTGKSQVITGLIISEIMRGGNVLMVSEKKTALDVVYSRLGTLSKYCIMVDDAADKEEFYSQIRRMLAPSPQRHGASLNEISEAVDRDVGVLSSIADRMYEPDSFGIAPHKLYSMDRWLDLGDRHQYEEYKELKDGVHPIILALAYPEVKNLHRMFSDPMTLRGFREYHECIARNPWIRDMKSDLSEYDIGEMKVLLSGFIDDVKSWRSKNAISRSMGRKKIEQEAENILERGFGSHGESILQNLIENPENILSALDDYEMFSERSTVYNRMDDHEKAYGETLMKLAVSMKYQPQQCNDQILKYVLNERLQRFDADNKDLIQNIQDFDRIVSDMDSKIHEKMEMSKSSAEQKFQEFLRNISESKRRGDIARIAESKRKWNINKFVERYNYELFRGVRVWLLTPDAVSEILPLRMGLFDLVIFDEASQMYVERGVPAIYRAKRAVVAGDHKQLRPSSLGFGRIDYEDGGTDEDAAALEEESLLDLARARYDSILLNFHYRSRYEELIAFSNYALYGGRLYVSPNISEPAKPPIEVHRVNGIWEDTRNVAEAKRIIEMLRDFFLNRRNNETVGVITFNASQRDLINDMLDDECARDPTFGRIVNDELRRFDNGEDVGLFIKNIETVQGDERDVIMFSVAYAPNKEGKMMQRFGWLNNRGGENRLNVAISRAKRKIHIVTSIDPEDLKVEETMNAGPKILRKYLQYARAISDGDRRMADSILRSFNDDRWKEAPIIESESGIADRVYNSLIRKGYTVDRHVGIGGYQIDLAVKQNGNYILGIECDSHLYEMSQSTRERDYHRQKYLESNGWSMHRVWTPGMWKDSEREISKIVKAIENRN from the coding sequence ATGGGATCGAACGAGTTAGTTTTAGCGCTGAGCAGCCTCAGGGAAAAGATCAGGCGCGACGAGATGACGGACGACGGCCGTATGCCGAACGTCTGTTCGGACGAGGCGTTGCGTGAGATCTCGGAAAAGATGCCTTCGACCCCCGAGGAACTGGGATCCGTACGTGGTCTGGGCCCTGGCTTTGTCGACGATTACGGCGGTGCCTTTTTGGAAGCGCTTCAGAAATACCGCTCGGGCGGCGAGAACGGCTCGAACATGGATAAGAAGACGGCCGATACTCTCCGCGAGCTTGAAAAGAAACTTGTGAACATCAACAAGAACAACAGGATGCTGTACCAGGGAAGGATGGCCAAGGGCGTCACTTACGACCTGACCAGTATTGTGGGGCCCGATTTCTCCGATGTCCTGTTCGGCAACAAACGTTCCGCAAAGCTCTGCGACTCTGCGGCAGATCCGGAACAGATCAAGACCTACAAAGCCCTGAACGATATGATCAGAGAGGTCAACCGTAGTTCCAGAGAGACCGGACAATACGATCTTTTCATCGCATATCCGTTCGTACAGGGAAGGATGCCCGGAGAGGATTTTGATATAAGGGCTCCGCTCGCACTGTTCCCCGTACGCCTCGATAGAGACTCGCGCTACGTCACGCTCACCGTTGACAGGGACCGGGACCCCATCTATAACGGCACTCTCGTCCTGGCGTACATAAAATTCGCCGGAGAGAACAGGCCGATGCCTTACCTGACCATTGAGGACTACACTGCGGAGAACTTCTTCGGCAAAGTCATTGACTTTTATTCGAGCCAGGGCATATCGATGGAACTCTGCGATACCGCTCCCGCTCCTTTCAAAGAATACAGGTCCGGAGAATTTCCCAAATATCTCGCGGGAGACCTTAAGATGGTTCCCAATATGGTGCTCGGACGCTACTCTTCATATTCGAGCTCCATCCAATTGGATTTCGACCGCATCATAGAAAGTGGAGACATAAATGATGTCTTGAACGACCTGATAGTAGACCTGGAGTCAGGCGATTTCTATGACGACGGAAAGGACCCGCTGTCGGAAATACAGATCAAAGAAAAAGGCATCGAGGCGTCCGAAAAAGACCTCCTCTATGTCAATCCGCTGAACAGCGCCCAGGAGAACGTGCTGACCGGCATACAGAAAAACAAGGAGCTCGTGGTCCAGGGTCCCCCTGGGACCGGCAAGTCCCAGGTCATAACCGGCCTCATCATATCGGAGATCATGCGTGGAGGCAACGTCCTGATGGTCTCCGAGAAGAAGACCGCGCTTGACGTGGTCTATTCCAGACTGGGTACTCTTTCGAAATACTGTATAATGGTCGACGACGCTGCAGACAAAGAAGAGTTCTATTCACAAATCAGGCGCATGCTTGCGCCTTCGCCTCAGCGTCACGGTGCCAGCCTTAACGAGATATCCGAAGCTGTCGACAGGGACGTGGGAGTTTTGAGCAGTATAGCCGACCGGATGTACGAACCCGATTCGTTCGGCATAGCGCCTCACAAACTGTACTCGATGGACAGATGGCTCGACCTCGGGGACAGGCACCAGTATGAAGAATACAAGGAGCTCAAAGACGGCGTCCACCCGATCATACTCGCATTGGCCTATCCGGAGGTCAAAAATCTTCACAGGATGTTCTCTGACCCAATGACCTTGCGCGGGTTCAGAGAATATCACGAGTGCATAGCGCGCAACCCCTGGATAAGAGACATGAAGTCCGACCTGTCCGAATACGATATCGGAGAGATGAAAGTACTTTTGTCGGGTTTCATCGATGACGTGAAATCATGGAGGTCCAAGAACGCCATTTCGCGTTCGATGGGAAGGAAGAAGATCGAACAAGAGGCCGAAAATATCCTCGAGCGCGGTTTCGGGTCCCATGGCGAATCAATACTCCAGAACCTTATAGAAAATCCTGAGAACATCCTCTCGGCCCTTGACGACTATGAGATGTTTTCCGAGCGCAGCACCGTCTACAATCGCATGGATGACCATGAGAAGGCCTACGGAGAGACCCTCATGAAACTTGCCGTCTCCATGAAGTACCAGCCTCAGCAGTGCAACGACCAGATTTTGAAGTATGTGCTGAACGAGCGCCTTCAGAGGTTCGACGCGGACAATAAGGACCTTATTCAAAACATACAGGACTTCGACCGCATCGTTTCCGACATGGACTCCAAGATACACGAAAAGATGGAGATGTCGAAATCATCGGCAGAACAGAAGTTCCAGGAATTTCTCAGGAACATCAGCGAGTCCAAGAGGCGCGGCGATATAGCCAGAATCGCAGAGAGTAAACGTAAATGGAATATCAACAAGTTCGTGGAACGCTACAACTACGAACTTTTCAGAGGCGTGAGAGTATGGCTGCTCACGCCCGATGCCGTGTCCGAGATACTTCCTCTCAGGATGGGGCTTTTCGATCTGGTGATATTCGACGAGGCGTCTCAGATGTATGTCGAAAGGGGCGTACCCGCAATATATCGCGCAAAGAGGGCCGTCGTGGCCGGAGACCACAAGCAGCTCAGGCCCAGCAGTCTGGGTTTCGGCCGCATCGACTATGAGGACGGGGGAACGGACGAGGATGCCGCGGCCCTCGAGGAAGAAAGCCTTTTGGACCTTGCCAGGGCAAGATACGATTCGATACTGCTGAACTTCCACTACCGTTCCAGGTACGAGGAGCTTATCGCATTCTCCAACTACGCGCTCTACGGCGGACGCCTGTATGTATCTCCCAACATCTCCGAACCGGCAAAACCTCCCATCGAAGTACACAGGGTGAACGGCATCTGGGAAGACACCAGGAACGTGGCCGAGGCAAAGAGGATAATCGAAATGCTTCGGGATTTCTTCCTGAACAGACGTAACAACGAGACCGTCGGAGTGATAACCTTCAATGCATCTCAAAGGGACCTTATAAACGACATGCTGGACGATGAGTGCGCCAGGGACCCCACTTTCGGAAGAATCGTCAACGACGAACTTAGGAGGTTCGACAACGGCGAGGACGTGGGACTTTTCATAAAGAACATCGAGACCGTGCAGGGAGACGAGCGTGATGTTATCATGTTCTCGGTCGCCTACGCGCCGAACAAAGAGGGCAAGATGATGCAAAGGTTCGGCTGGTTGAACAACCGCGGAGGAGAGAACCGCCTAAACGTCGCCATAAGCCGCGCCAAGAGGAAGATCCACATAGTCACCTCGATCGATCCCGAGGACCTTAAGGTCGAAGAGACCATGAACGCCGGCCCGAAGATACTCAGGAAATACCTGCAGTACGCAAGGGCGATAAGCGACGGGGACAGACGCATGGCCGACAGCATCCTACGTTCGTTCAACGACGACAGGTGGAAGGAGGCACCGATCATAGAATCCGAGAGCGGAATAGCTGACAGGGTCTACAATTCGCTGATCCGCAAGGGTTACACTGTGGACCGCCATGTAGGCATAGGAGGATACCAGATCGACCTGGCCGTCAAGCAGAACGGGAACTACATCCTGGGGATCGAATGCGACAGCCACCTCTACGAGATGTCCCAGTCTACCAGAGAAAGAGATTATCACAGGCAGAAGTACCTTGAATCCAACGGATGGAGCATGCACAGGGTTTGGACCCCGGGAATGTGGAAGGACTCCGAACGTGAGATTTCAAAGATCGTCAAGGCCATAGAGAACCGTAACTGA
- a CDS encoding thioesterase family protein → MVRDAHELSLGIKGKISEVVTEDKTAISVGSGTLRVFGTPALSALMEKTAYTSIIDMLEAGTCSVGSRTVLEHLAPTLVGSTVTCETELVEIDRRRLSFKFKVSDGAGEIAKGTHDRFIVDVAKFLEKAAVRI, encoded by the coding sequence ATGGTTAGAGATGCGCATGAACTGTCATTGGGAATAAAAGGAAAAATCTCCGAAGTGGTGACGGAGGACAAGACCGCAATATCCGTGGGGAGCGGCACGCTCAGAGTTTTCGGTACCCCGGCACTTTCTGCGCTCATGGAGAAAACGGCATATACCTCGATCATCGACATGCTCGAAGCTGGTACATGCAGTGTCGGAAGCCGGACGGTACTGGAACATCTCGCTCCGACCCTTGTGGGATCGACCGTAACATGTGAGACGGAACTGGTCGAAATCGACCGCCGCCGCCTTTCGTTCAAATTCAAGGTCAGCGACGGTGCGGGCGAAATAGCCAAAGGCACCCATGATAGATTCATCGTAGACGTCGCAAAGTTCCTTGAAAAGGCGGCCGTGCGCATATGA
- a CDS encoding heavy metal translocating P-type ATPase, translating to MTLRIAGMSCSACATRIEKSLQSAHGVYEAAVNFGNSVAAVSFDPEKTDRGKLVKIIQKAGYSTIDDDPETIARAEAEESLRMRRDLVLAVLFTVPLFIIAMADMFTGIPWLSGERALLAVLELTLCIPVIYAGRRFYIRGFPALFAGTPSMDSLVALGTAASFLYALWNTATVLFGGSADGLTYESAAVIIALVSVGKYLEARSKIRTDSAVRSLMKLQPETATVIRDGVEKEVPISEVVVGDRLSIKPGDRIPADGIIISGTSSVNESMLTGESMPVPKSEDNEIFAGTVNGTGGFIMEAVETGKNTVLYQIISMIETAQGTKAPVARIADRVAGIFVPLVIIIAVGACVVWLISGRTFEFALTVLISVLVISCPCALGLATPLAITVGTGMAADRGILFKNASALERAADIDTVILDKTGTITFGSPEVTGIAYRADKDELIALAAAAESGSEHPIASAVVSYARKEGIDIPVHSDFTSVTGGGVRSTVDGEIVTVGSSKLMDDIGCDVSEYDDDAESFAARAMTYFYVAKGNRPLGIIAVSDPVRPESRFAISRIKINGARVIMVTGDNKATADAVAKEVGIDSVISGATPEDKLEVVKDLQTEGRYVAVAGDGINDSPALAQSDLGLAVRNGTDIAMDSADVVMMTDDIRCIPASMELGKATIKNVKQNLFLAFVYNVITIPIAAGVLYLFGIGDISMMPMISAAAMSASSLLVVANALRLRRYVPGSLS from the coding sequence ATCACCCTCCGCATTGCAGGAATGTCATGTTCCGCATGCGCGACTAGGATCGAGAAATCGCTGCAGTCCGCTCACGGGGTCTATGAAGCTGCGGTAAACTTCGGCAACAGCGTAGCTGCCGTCAGTTTCGATCCGGAAAAAACGGACCGTGGAAAGCTTGTAAAAATAATCCAGAAGGCCGGATATTCCACCATCGATGACGATCCGGAAACAATCGCCAGAGCCGAGGCCGAGGAATCTTTACGCATGAGACGCGACCTTGTCCTCGCAGTTCTGTTCACCGTCCCCCTTTTCATAATCGCCATGGCGGACATGTTCACGGGGATACCTTGGCTTTCGGGTGAGCGCGCTCTGCTCGCCGTCCTAGAACTCACATTATGCATACCCGTGATTTACGCGGGGAGGAGGTTCTACATCCGCGGGTTTCCCGCCCTGTTCGCCGGGACGCCTTCGATGGATTCCCTTGTGGCCCTAGGGACCGCGGCTTCTTTCCTTTACGCTCTCTGGAACACGGCGACCGTGCTCTTCGGCGGATCTGCGGACGGCCTTACTTACGAATCGGCCGCAGTGATCATCGCCCTGGTCTCCGTCGGAAAGTACCTGGAGGCTCGCTCCAAGATCAGGACCGACTCGGCCGTGAGGTCTTTGATGAAGCTCCAGCCAGAGACGGCGACCGTAATACGCGACGGCGTAGAGAAGGAAGTTCCGATATCAGAGGTCGTTGTGGGAGACAGATTGTCGATAAAACCCGGAGACCGTATCCCAGCAGACGGAATAATCATATCTGGCACATCTTCTGTGAACGAATCTATGCTTACCGGAGAGAGCATGCCTGTCCCTAAATCCGAGGATAACGAAATCTTTGCGGGGACCGTTAACGGAACCGGCGGATTCATAATGGAAGCCGTCGAAACGGGAAAAAATACAGTGCTGTACCAGATAATCTCGATGATCGAGACCGCTCAGGGCACCAAAGCACCAGTGGCGAGGATCGCCGACCGCGTGGCGGGGATTTTCGTTCCGCTGGTTATCATCATTGCTGTGGGGGCATGTGTCGTCTGGCTTATCTCGGGAAGAACATTTGAATTTGCACTCACCGTGCTGATTTCCGTGCTCGTGATATCGTGCCCGTGCGCCCTGGGGCTCGCAACCCCTTTGGCCATAACCGTGGGCACCGGGATGGCCGCGGACCGAGGGATCTTATTCAAAAATGCATCGGCGCTCGAGAGGGCAGCAGATATAGATACCGTTATACTTGATAAGACTGGCACTATTACATTTGGGTCCCCGGAGGTAACAGGAATAGCTTACAGGGCAGACAAGGACGAGCTCATTGCCCTTGCCGCGGCGGCCGAGAGCGGTTCGGAGCATCCGATCGCCTCGGCCGTGGTCTCTTATGCGAGGAAGGAAGGGATAGATATCCCTGTACACAGCGACTTCACCTCGGTCACGGGAGGCGGCGTCAGGAGCACGGTCGATGGAGAGATTGTTACCGTAGGCAGCTCCAAGCTGATGGACGATATAGGGTGCGACGTCTCGGAATACGACGATGATGCCGAATCCTTCGCCGCCCGGGCCATGACATATTTCTATGTCGCAAAGGGAAACAGACCTCTGGGCATAATAGCGGTCTCCGACCCTGTCAGACCCGAATCCAGATTTGCCATTTCACGCATAAAAATCAACGGTGCGCGAGTGATTATGGTGACCGGCGATAACAAGGCCACCGCCGATGCGGTAGCGAAGGAGGTGGGAATAGACAGCGTCATTTCGGGCGCCACTCCGGAAGACAAGCTCGAGGTTGTGAAAGACCTTCAGACAGAAGGCAGATATGTTGCCGTGGCCGGAGATGGGATCAACGATTCGCCCGCCCTCGCACAGTCTGATCTGGGTCTTGCAGTCCGCAACGGTACCGATATAGCGATGGACTCGGCCGATGTTGTCATGATGACCGATGACATAAGGTGCATACCTGCCTCGATGGAGCTTGGGAAGGCCACCATCAAGAACGTTAAGCAGAATCTTTTCCTGGCTTTCGTTTACAACGTGATAACCATCCCGATAGCCGCAGGCGTCCTTTATCTGTTCGGCATAGGCGACATATCCATGATGCCGATGATATCTGCGGCGGCAATGTCCGCATCCTCCCTGCTGGTGGTCGCAAACGCCCTGAGGCTCAGAAGATATGTTCCCGGGAGCCTATCTTAA
- a CDS encoding tyrosine--tRNA ligase: MDPTERYELITRNAEEIVTEEELMELLRTKEHPTAYIGFEPSGLVHMGWVLVASKIRDLADAGFKVTIFWADWHAAINDKLEGDIENIRTCARYMEDCFTALGVPQDKVEYKYASDLVSDTGYWEKVIIVAKATSLNRVKRAMTIMGRSEDEAEVDASKIFYPILQVTDIFCMDVDLAYAGMDQRRAHMLARDAAEKLGWRKPIALHTPLLPGLGGGNRMDPAESKMSKSKPDRNITIHDTKEEITRKMKKAFCPQERESEDTNPVLMLCRYVIFPRMGRLDINRPDKFGGMVSYGSYEELTDAYFSGALFPLDLKNGVSDALAETLEPVSEYFGKKPDNFEALKEVLVKLGKM, encoded by the coding sequence ATGGATCCCACCGAAAGGTACGAACTGATAACACGAAACGCGGAAGAGATAGTAACGGAGGAAGAGCTCATGGAACTCCTCAGGACTAAGGAGCACCCCACCGCGTATATCGGTTTCGAGCCGTCAGGACTTGTCCATATGGGATGGGTGCTCGTGGCATCCAAGATCAGGGACCTCGCGGATGCGGGGTTCAAGGTCACAATATTCTGGGCAGACTGGCACGCGGCAATAAATGATAAACTGGAAGGTGACATCGAAAATATCCGAACATGTGCCAGATACATGGAGGATTGCTTTACTGCCCTGGGAGTGCCCCAGGATAAAGTCGAGTACAAGTATGCCAGCGACCTTGTAAGCGACACCGGTTACTGGGAGAAGGTAATCATCGTCGCAAAGGCGACGTCGCTGAACAGGGTCAAGAGGGCCATGACCATCATGGGACGTTCCGAGGACGAGGCAGAGGTGGACGCATCCAAGATATTCTATCCGATCCTTCAGGTGACGGACATATTCTGTATGGATGTGGACCTCGCGTATGCGGGGATGGACCAGAGGAGGGCGCACATGCTCGCCAGAGATGCCGCCGAAAAGTTGGGATGGAGAAAGCCTATAGCGTTGCACACTCCATTGTTGCCAGGCCTGGGAGGAGGCAACAGGATGGACCCCGCAGAGTCGAAGATGTCCAAGAGCAAGCCGGACAGAAACATAACTATCCACGATACCAAGGAAGAGATCACAAGAAAGATGAAGAAGGCCTTCTGTCCTCAGGAGAGGGAATCAGAGGATACTAATCCGGTGCTTATGCTATGCCGTTATGTCATATTCCCGCGCATGGGCAGGCTGGACATAAATCGCCCGGATAAGTTCGGAGGCATGGTCTCATACGGCAGCTATGAGGAGCTGACCGATGCATATTTCAGCGGGGCCCTTTTCCCGCTGGACCTCAAGAACGGCGTATCTGATGCACTGGCGGAGACCCTTGAGCCCGTATCGGAATACTTCGGGAAAAAGCCGGACAACTTCGAGGCCCTGAAAGAAGTGCTGGTCAAACTCGGAAAGATGTGA
- a CDS encoding DHH family phosphoesterase, protein MGRYTEVAEALRHGKKAVLVHSNADVDAIGSAYALYRCFPDCTICACGGVDYVANVFAEKLKIPMTSEYDPSDYDLTVVVDTSSPELLCVTVPDNSLVIDHHIPTSKWDGMRFFCNSESVSCCEIIVEIIHEAGAKIDRETGLALLGGMLTDSGHFQFSKSNTLRHFADVMDESGVAMDEAMSTTHAEIRMSERTAVLKTMERVKFERVGDMIVASAVGSSFEASACRAVTSAGADVVFVGTQRDDFFRVSARATQDMVRRGINLGEVLKDIGSEIECDGGGHIGAAGLSGIGDVEAVLGICVYRTMDSFRKIKAQMGGGPEI, encoded by the coding sequence GTGCACAGCAACGCGGACGTTGACGCGATCGGCTCCGCATACGCACTTTACAGATGCTTCCCGGACTGCACGATATGCGCATGCGGCGGGGTCGACTACGTTGCCAACGTATTCGCGGAAAAGCTGAAGATACCGATGACGAGCGAATATGACCCGTCCGACTACGACCTCACCGTCGTGGTCGATACGTCATCTCCCGAGCTGCTGTGTGTCACTGTCCCAGATAACAGTTTGGTCATCGACCACCACATCCCTACAAGCAAATGGGACGGCATGAGGTTCTTCTGCAACAGCGAAAGCGTGTCATGCTGCGAGATAATAGTCGAGATAATCCACGAAGCCGGGGCGAAGATCGACAGAGAAACAGGACTGGCACTTCTAGGAGGAATGCTCACCGACAGCGGTCATTTCCAGTTTTCCAAGTCGAATACACTTAGGCATTTCGCTGATGTGATGGATGAGAGCGGCGTGGCCATGGACGAAGCCATGTCCACCACTCACGCCGAGATCAGGATGTCCGAACGGACGGCAGTGCTGAAGACCATGGAGCGCGTGAAGTTCGAACGCGTAGGCGATATGATCGTCGCGTCGGCCGTGGGCAGCAGCTTCGAAGCCTCTGCCTGCAGAGCCGTAACATCTGCCGGTGCGGACGTGGTTTTCGTCGGTACGCAGAGAGATGATTTCTTTAGAGTAAGCGCCAGGGCGACCCAAGATATGGTCCGCAGGGGAATCAACCTCGGAGAAGTACTGAAAGACATCGGTTCCGAGATAGAATGTGACGGAGGGGGGCACATCGGTGCCGCAGGACTGTCCGGGATCGGAGATGTCGAAGCAGTGCTGGGCATCTGTGTTTACAGGACCATGGACTCCTTCCGGAAGATCAAGGCCCAGATGGGCGGCGGACCCGAGATCTGA
- the hpt gene encoding hypoxanthine/guanine phosphoribosyltransferase: MYELLKKSFMESPVIDRGGYPYFVNPISDGVPRVEPALLEEVIDGIIDIGDFQCDVILAPEAMGIPLAVPISLRLGIPYSIIRKRRYGLPGEIELNRSTGYSSGDLYINGLVRGDKVVVIEDTLSTGGTVRALASALASHGIELMEVITVFDKTGNLDTAVSGISVKAMLRVGIKDGKPFLDC, encoded by the coding sequence GTGTACGAGCTTCTGAAAAAGAGCTTCATGGAGAGCCCGGTGATAGACAGGGGCGGTTATCCTTATTTTGTAAACCCCATAAGCGACGGCGTACCTCGCGTGGAGCCTGCGCTCCTCGAAGAGGTCATTGACGGCATAATCGACATCGGCGACTTCCAATGCGACGTCATACTGGCACCCGAGGCCATGGGCATACCTCTAGCCGTCCCCATTTCTCTCAGGCTTGGCATTCCGTACAGCATCATAAGAAAACGCAGGTACGGCCTTCCCGGCGAGATAGAGCTGAACCGCAGCACCGGTTATTCCTCCGGCGATCTATATATCAACGGGTTGGTCAGAGGCGATAAGGTTGTAGTGATCGAGGACACCCTCAGCACAGGTGGAACAGTTAGAGCGCTGGCGTCCGCCCTCGCTTCTCACGGGATCGAGCTGATGGAGGTTATCACTGTCTTCGATAAGACCGGGAATCTTGACACTGCGGTCTCGGGAATCAGCGTCAAAGCGATGTTGCGTGTAGGAATTAAGGACGGAAAGCCGTTTCTGGATTGCTAA